A stretch of the Lonchura striata isolate bLonStr1 chromosome 17, bLonStr1.mat, whole genome shotgun sequence genome encodes the following:
- the MAFB gene encoding transcription factor MafB — translation MAGELSIGAELPTSPLAMEYVNDFDLMKFDVKKEPLGRSDRSGRHCTRLQPAGSVSSTPISTPCSSVPSSPSFSPTEQKTHLEDLYWMANSYQQMNPEALNLTPEDAVEALIGSHQVSQQLQGFEGFRAHHHHHHHHHQHHHQYPAVTHEDLAGSGHPHHHHHHHHQASPTPSTSSSSSQQLQNSHQQHPPSSSVEDRFSDDQLVSMSVRELNRHLRGFTKDEVIRLKQKRRTLKNRGYAQSCRYKRVQQKHHLENEKTQLIQQVEQLKQEVTRLARERDAYKLKCEKLASNGFREAGSTSDNPSSPEFFM, via the coding sequence ATGGCCGGAGAGCTCAGCATCGGAGCCGAGCTGCCCACTAGCCCGCTGGCCATGGAGTACGTGAACGACTTCGACTTGATGAAGTTCGACGtgaagaaggagcccctgggcaggaGCGACCGCTCGGGCAGGCACTGCACTCGCCTGCAGCCGGCCGGCTCCGTCTCCTCCACCCCCATCAGCACGccctgcagctccgtgccctcCTCGCCCAGCTTCAGCCCCACCGAGCAGAAGACCCACTTGGAGGACCTGTACTGGATGGCCAACAGCTACCAGCAGATGAACCCCGAGGCGCTGAACCTCACCCCAGAGGACGCTGTCGAAGCCCTCATTGGGTCCCACCAGgtgtcccagcagctgcagggcttcGAGGGCTTCCGGGCccaccaccaccatcatcatcaccatcaccaACACCACCACCAGTATCCCGCAGTCACTCACGAAGACCTGGCCGGCAGCGGGCACCCTCACCATCACCACCATCATCACCACCAGGCCTCTCCCACTCCCTccacctcctccagctcctcccagcagctccagaactCGCACCAGCAGCATCCCCCCTCCAGCAGCGTGGAGGACCGGTTCTCAGATGACCAGCTGGTGTCCATGTCCGTGAGGGAGCTCAACAGGCACCTCCGAGGCTTCACCAAAGATGAGGTGATCCGCCTCAAGCAGAAGAGGAGGACCTTGAAGAACAGGGGCTATGCCCAGTCCTGCAGGTATAAACGTGTCCAGCAGAAACACCACCTGGAGAACGAAAAGACGCAGCTCATTCAGCAGGTGGAACAGCTCAAGCAAGAAGTGACCCGGCTCGCCAGAGAGAGAGACGCCTACAAGCTCAAGTGTGAGAAACTTGCCAGCAACGGCTTCAGAGAGGCCGGCTCCACCAGTGACAACCCGTCTTCCCCTGAGTTCTTCATGTGA